From Oenococcus sicerae, the proteins below share one genomic window:
- the rlmD gene encoding 23S rRNA (uracil(1939)-C(5))-methyltransferase RlmD codes for MNKKSYSDLVKNQELIADVVDLTYEGLGVVKVADFPIFVADALPGEVIKLSVTRVLNSYAFGRVIDRIKVSADRVTIKHPEMIASGIAPLVNLAYPAQLVFKQKQIQQLFHKAGIDDVEILPTLGMADPTHYRNKTVIPVKFQNGKLVTGFYRRGSHKLVPINDYYLNDPKIDAAVGTVRDVLNDFHITAYDEITRQGLLRYILVRRGYHTGQMMIAIISTKKKLPQERSIIAAITAKIPDLTSLILNYNPKQTNVQLGLDNRILFGEPVIHDTLLGLDFEIAVNSFYQVNPQTTAILYTKAAQLAELKGNELAIDAYSGIGTIGLSIADQVKKVIGVEVVKSAVDDAQKNLLANHIQNAEFIAEDAPKQFAIWAQQGIKPDLVFVDPPRKGLTIDLIRALGMMRPAKLIYISCNPATLARDAVLIKSEGYRIAKPVLPIDQFPQTMHVESITVFQTGSD; via the coding sequence GTGAACAAAAAAAGTTATTCCGATTTAGTCAAAAATCAAGAATTAATTGCTGATGTTGTCGATCTAACTTATGAAGGACTCGGCGTTGTGAAAGTAGCTGATTTTCCGATTTTTGTAGCTGATGCACTGCCTGGCGAGGTCATCAAGTTATCTGTCACACGTGTTTTGAATTCTTACGCTTTTGGTCGCGTGATCGATAGGATCAAAGTCTCCGCTGACCGTGTGACAATTAAACATCCCGAGATGATCGCGAGCGGCATTGCACCCTTGGTAAATTTGGCTTATCCAGCACAGCTGGTTTTTAAGCAAAAGCAGATTCAGCAGTTGTTTCACAAAGCGGGTATTGATGACGTTGAGATTTTACCAACATTAGGAATGGCCGATCCGACTCATTATCGCAATAAGACCGTTATTCCGGTCAAATTTCAAAATGGCAAACTAGTGACTGGTTTTTATCGGCGCGGCTCGCATAAGCTGGTACCGATCAATGATTATTATCTTAATGATCCGAAAATTGACGCTGCTGTTGGCACTGTTCGCGATGTTTTAAACGATTTTCACATAACGGCTTATGATGAGATCACCCGTCAAGGCTTGTTGCGCTACATTTTGGTGCGGCGCGGCTATCACACAGGGCAAATGATGATCGCGATCATATCGACGAAAAAAAAGCTGCCGCAAGAGCGGTCGATCATTGCTGCAATAACTGCGAAAATACCAGATTTAACCAGCTTGATCTTGAATTATAATCCCAAGCAGACAAACGTCCAGCTAGGTCTGGATAATCGCATTCTGTTTGGTGAACCCGTGATTCACGATACATTATTGGGTCTTGATTTCGAAATTGCAGTCAATTCTTTTTATCAGGTTAACCCACAAACGACAGCTATTTTATATACGAAAGCGGCTCAATTGGCTGAACTTAAAGGAAACGAACTTGCGATAGATGCTTACTCGGGCATTGGGACGATCGGCTTGTCGATTGCTGATCAAGTTAAAAAAGTCATTGGTGTTGAAGTCGTGAAATCGGCCGTTGATGATGCTCAAAAGAATTTACTAGCCAATCACATTCAAAATGCCGAATTTATTGCTGAAGATGCGCCAAAACAGTTTGCCATTTGGGCACAGCAAGGGATCAAACCAGATCTGGTCTTTGTTGATCCACCTCGAAAAGGTTTAACGATCGACTTGATTCGGGCACTTGGCATGATGAGACCGGCCAAATTGATCTACATTTCTTGCAATCCGGCTACTTTAGCGAGAGATGCTGTTTTGATCAAATCAGAAGGCTATCGCATTGCTAAACCTGTTTTACCGATTGACCAATTTCCACAAACGATGCACGTCGAATCGATCACAGTTTTTCAAACCGGATCTGACTGA
- a CDS encoding nucleoside hydrolase has protein sequence MHNVYFSHDGGVDDLVSLLLLMQMDDVNLTGVGVMGADSYLEPALSATRKLIDRFGQGRKITPAASDSRAVHPFPKEWRMDAFSFDAFPLLNESGQIKTQAAAKPAHLDLIEKLLAESEKTTLVMTGPLSDLARALEIEPTITKKIEKLYWMGGTMDNRGNVAEPEQDGTTEWNAYWDPQAVKKVWDSEIEIHMVGLESTRQVPLTRDIRQHWASERRFPALDLIGQGYALVPPLEHFETNSTYFMWDVLTTLYSEFPDVVQSKQVTSDVSVSGQSAGRTFETDGGRPVTLVTKVDHDRFFELIDQLGQKSN, from the coding sequence ATGCATAATGTTTATTTCAGCCATGATGGCGGTGTTGATGATTTAGTTTCTTTGCTGTTGTTAATGCAAATGGATGACGTCAATCTGACGGGTGTTGGTGTCATGGGAGCTGATTCATATTTAGAACCAGCCTTATCAGCCACGCGCAAACTCATTGATCGATTTGGCCAAGGCCGCAAAATTACCCCAGCTGCCTCTGATTCTAGAGCCGTACATCCTTTTCCTAAAGAGTGGCGCATGGATGCTTTTTCTTTTGATGCTTTTCCGCTATTGAATGAAAGCGGTCAAATCAAAACACAGGCTGCAGCTAAGCCAGCCCATTTGGATCTGATCGAAAAATTGTTGGCTGAATCTGAGAAAACAACACTAGTCATGACGGGTCCTTTGAGTGATTTAGCCCGTGCCCTTGAAATCGAACCAACGATTACCAAAAAAATTGAAAAATTATACTGGATGGGCGGCACGATGGACAATCGCGGTAACGTGGCAGAGCCCGAGCAAGATGGTACCACTGAGTGGAATGCTTACTGGGATCCTCAAGCAGTCAAAAAGGTTTGGGATAGTGAGATTGAAATTCACATGGTTGGCTTGGAAAGCACACGGCAGGTGCCTTTGACTCGCGATATTCGCCAGCATTGGGCTTCGGAACGCCGTTTTCCAGCACTGGATCTGATCGGTCAAGGATATGCTTTAGTTCCACCCTTGGAACATTTTGAAACAAATTCAACTTATTTCATGTGGGATGTTCTAACGACCCTTTATAGTGAATTTCCGGATGTTGTTCAGAGCAAACAAGTCACTAGCGATGTCTCTGTTAGTGGCCAATCGGCCGGTCGAACCTTTGAAACTGATGGCGGTCGTCCGGTCACGTTGGTTACGAAAGTCGATCATGATCGCTTCTTTGAATTGATCGATCAGCTGGGTCAAAAAAGCAATTAA
- the gatA gene encoding Asp-tRNA(Asn)/Glu-tRNA(Gln) amidotransferase subunit GatA has translation MTDFFNENLTSLHDKLINKEISAVDLTKAALKKAKNSQSEINAYITLNEENALKHAAELDAKGIDFQNILSGIPFAIKDNLVTKGLRTTAASHILDNFVPVYDAAVIEKLTSLGAITIGKTNMDEFAMGGSTETSYFGKTANAWDHTKVPGGSSGGSASAVASGIVPVALGSDTGGSIRQPAAFNGIVGLKPTYGRVSRWGLIAFGSSLDQIGPFTRTVKDNARVLSAIAGKDQRDTTSEDQAVPDFTKGIEAGVKGLRIGVPKEYFAAGIDEGVKKVIKQVIAKFESLGAEVDEVSLPHSKYGIAAYYILASSEASSNLQRFDGIRYGFSARKEGETLEDLYVQTRSEGFGAEVKRRIMLGTFALSAGFYDAYFKKGAQVRTLIIQDFAKVFKDHDVILGPTTTSTAFDLGSENDDPVKMYMNDLLTIPVNLAGLPGMSLNAGFSDGLPVGLQIIGKPFDESTIYQTAYAFEQASQLFTKHPEVNF, from the coding sequence GCAGCTTTAAAAAAAGCTAAGAATTCCCAAAGTGAAATTAATGCCTATATCACGCTGAATGAAGAAAATGCGTTAAAACACGCTGCTGAACTTGACGCAAAGGGTATCGATTTTCAGAATATTCTGTCAGGCATTCCTTTCGCGATCAAAGACAATCTCGTAACTAAGGGTCTTCGAACCACGGCGGCTTCACATATTTTGGATAATTTTGTGCCTGTTTATGACGCCGCTGTGATCGAAAAATTGACTAGTCTGGGTGCCATCACGATCGGCAAGACGAACATGGATGAGTTTGCCATGGGCGGTTCGACAGAGACTTCGTATTTTGGCAAAACAGCAAATGCTTGGGACCACACGAAAGTACCCGGCGGTTCATCAGGTGGATCGGCTTCAGCTGTAGCTTCTGGGATCGTACCCGTAGCTTTAGGCTCGGACACTGGCGGATCGATCCGACAACCAGCTGCTTTTAATGGCATTGTGGGTCTGAAACCAACTTATGGCCGTGTTTCTCGTTGGGGTTTGATTGCCTTTGGATCGAGCTTGGATCAAATTGGTCCTTTTACACGCACTGTTAAAGATAATGCACGTGTCCTCTCCGCAATTGCTGGCAAGGATCAGCGCGATACGACTAGCGAAGATCAAGCAGTTCCTGACTTTACTAAGGGTATTGAAGCAGGTGTGAAGGGCTTGCGTATCGGTGTGCCCAAAGAGTACTTTGCTGCTGGCATTGATGAAGGTGTCAAAAAAGTTATCAAACAAGTGATTGCTAAATTTGAATCGCTAGGCGCTGAAGTTGATGAAGTGTCCTTGCCACATTCCAAGTACGGAATTGCAGCTTATTATATTTTGGCTTCATCGGAAGCTTCATCTAATCTGCAGCGTTTTGATGGTATCAGATATGGTTTTTCGGCCAGAAAAGAAGGCGAAACACTAGAAGATCTCTATGTGCAGACGCGTTCCGAGGGTTTTGGTGCTGAGGTCAAGCGTCGTATCATGTTAGGTACTTTTGCTTTATCGGCTGGTTTTTACGATGCTTACTTTAAAAAAGGCGCGCAAGTACGGACTTTGATCATCCAAGATTTTGCCAAGGTTTTTAAGGATCATGATGTTATTTTAGGCCCGACAACGACTTCGACAGCTTTTGATCTTGGCTCAGAAAATGACGATCCAGTCAAAATGTACATGAATGATTTGTTGACGATCCCGGTTAATTTGGCTGGACTGCCAGGCATGTCTTTGAATGCAGGCTTCTCGGACGGCTTGCCCGTTGGTTTGCAGATCATCGGCAAACCCTTTGATGAAAGTACAATTTATCAAACAGCTTATGCTTTTGAGCAAGCAAGCCAGTTGTTTACGAAACATCCGGAGGTGAATTTCTAA
- the gatB gene encoding Asp-tRNA(Asn)/Glu-tRNA(Gln) amidotransferase subunit GatB, whose product MSSFETTIGLEVHVELKTKSKAFSPSPVNFGDPANENTNVIDWGYPGVLPSANKAALESGMMAALALNAQITRNVHWDRKNYVYPDNPKSYQVTQQQTPIGHDGHVQIKLSDNQIKQIGIKELHVEEDAGKNSHSGKGYSLVDLNRQGTPLVEIVSQPNIASPDEAYFYLEKLRQLIQFTGISDVKMQEGSMRVDVNISVRPIGAPHFGTKVEIKNVNSFQYVRTALAYEEQRQRDELMAGHTIGQETRRFDEPTKSTILMRVKEGADDYRYFPEPDLPPIHVSDDWIEEVKLHLPEAAEKRVDRYTSDFGLPEKDAEVLIQTLEMSNFYDETVANGADPKRAANYLIGDVNAYLNDTQLDLQNTKLTPENLSAMIKLIDDGTISTKQAKKVFTAITDGQEPKAYVEAHGLVQLSDPTKLTPMINDVLDNNQQSIDDFKGGKDRAIGYLTGQVMKATHGNANPKVVNQILLTELKKR is encoded by the coding sequence ATGTCAAGTTTTGAAACCACGATCGGTCTTGAAGTCCACGTTGAATTAAAAACAAAATCCAAAGCTTTTTCACCTTCGCCGGTTAATTTCGGTGATCCAGCAAATGAAAATACAAATGTGATCGACTGGGGCTATCCAGGTGTTTTGCCAAGCGCTAATAAAGCTGCTTTGGAATCTGGCATGATGGCTGCACTAGCCCTGAATGCGCAGATTACGCGCAATGTTCACTGGGACCGAAAGAACTATGTCTATCCTGATAACCCGAAATCTTATCAAGTGACTCAACAACAGACACCGATCGGGCATGATGGCCATGTTCAGATCAAATTATCCGATAACCAGATCAAGCAGATCGGTATTAAAGAGCTGCATGTCGAAGAAGATGCCGGCAAGAATTCACATTCTGGTAAAGGCTACTCATTGGTTGATTTAAATCGTCAGGGAACACCTTTGGTGGAAATTGTTTCTCAACCCAATATTGCCAGTCCGGACGAGGCTTATTTCTATTTAGAAAAATTACGCCAACTGATTCAATTTACGGGCATTTCAGATGTCAAAATGCAGGAAGGCTCAATGCGAGTTGATGTGAACATTTCTGTTCGCCCGATCGGTGCGCCGCATTTTGGAACAAAGGTAGAAATCAAAAACGTTAATTCTTTCCAATATGTCAGAACTGCTTTGGCTTATGAAGAACAGCGCCAGCGCGATGAATTAATGGCTGGACACACGATCGGTCAAGAGACGCGTCGTTTTGACGAACCGACTAAGTCCACGATTCTCATGCGTGTCAAAGAAGGGGCTGACGATTATCGCTATTTCCCAGAACCAGATTTACCGCCGATCCATGTTTCTGATGACTGGATCGAAGAAGTCAAATTACATCTGCCTGAAGCAGCCGAGAAACGCGTGGACCGCTACACCAGCGATTTCGGTTTGCCCGAAAAGGATGCTGAGGTCTTGATCCAGACTCTGGAGATGTCTAATTTCTACGATGAAACTGTTGCAAATGGTGCTGATCCGAAGAGAGCAGCTAATTATTTGATCGGCGATGTGAATGCCTATTTGAATGATACTCAGTTAGATCTGCAAAATACTAAGTTAACACCGGAAAACTTGTCAGCCATGATCAAACTAATTGATGATGGCACGATTTCCACTAAACAAGCCAAAAAAGTCTTCACAGCTATCACAGATGGCCAAGAACCTAAAGCCTATGTCGAAGCACATGGTTTGGTGCAATTGTCTGATCCAACTAAATTAACACCGATGATCAATGACGTTTTGGATAATAACCAGCAGTCAATTGATGATTTTAAAGGTGGCAAGGACCGTGCGATCGGTTATTTGACCGGACAGGTTATGAAGGCCACTCATGGTAATGCCAATCCAAAAGTTGTTAATCAGATCTTGCTGACAGAATTAAAAAAGAGATAA
- a CDS encoding helix-turn-helix domain-containing protein: protein MSEIHRSIIKQIRKLRGISQKQLGDLVGSQSTVSHIENNQTEPSDYTLYLLCKTLNISFDEYFCSVFGLEESNIEKLETILLHAYVRNDRQQLQQLWIFYRRQYRDKKMNRLIFHQTMMIKATICRLDTNKHASISEKNKLINFFSMSKNGNIMTCVF from the coding sequence ATGAGTGAAATACACAGATCTATCATCAAACAAATCAGAAAGTTAAGAGGCATTTCTCAGAAACAGTTAGGCGACTTAGTTGGTTCTCAATCAACTGTGTCGCATATAGAAAATAATCAAACTGAACCTAGCGACTATACACTTTATTTGCTTTGCAAAACGTTGAATATCTCATTCGATGAATATTTTTGTTCTGTGTTCGGGCTTGAGGAATCTAATATTGAAAAGTTGGAAACAATTTTGCTGCATGCCTATGTTCGAAATGATCGTCAGCAGTTGCAGCAACTATGGATATTTTATCGTCGACAGTATCGTGACAAGAAAATGAATCGATTGATTTTTCATCAGACAATGATGATCAAAGCCACAATATGCCGTCTTGATACTAATAAGCATGCTAGTATCAGTGAAAAAAATAAATTGATCAATTTTTTTTCGATGTCCAAGAATGGCAATATTATGACTTGCGTCTTTTAA
- a CDS encoding diacylglycerol kinase family lipid kinase, translated as MKRARIIYNPSSGREAIQRDLLDIMKVYEKAGYETSIYETTPKAFSARDEARRAAEDGFNLIVAAGGDGTVNEVVNGISSLETRPLMAVIPSGTTNDYARALKIPRDDLVESAKTINRHETIKMDIGEITSGNAQLNYFMNIGALGTLSELTYEVPSMLKTLYGYLAYITKGAELITRIQSVPVRITYDGGQFEGDVSMILLALTNSVGGFEKIVPDAKLDDGKFSLLIVEKSNIAQLFNLITKALNNGSHIKDKLVTYIKTSEVKVEPLSNDKMKVNLDGEFGGVAPMTFKNLQGHIEFIAETSKMKPGSRTKAQTANEVMIKRAEEEFKTASKEMKKNSGTHK; from the coding sequence ATGAAACGAGCTCGAATTATTTATAACCCATCCTCTGGTCGTGAAGCGATCCAACGCGATTTATTAGATATCATGAAAGTTTACGAAAAAGCCGGCTATGAAACGTCCATTTATGAGACAACGCCAAAGGCTTTTTCAGCGCGTGATGAAGCAAGGCGTGCTGCTGAAGATGGTTTTAATTTGATCGTGGCTGCTGGTGGCGACGGCACTGTCAATGAGGTCGTGAATGGTATTTCTAGTTTGGAAACACGCCCTCTCATGGCTGTGATTCCGTCTGGCACAACCAATGATTATGCGAGAGCTTTAAAAATTCCGCGGGATGATTTAGTTGAATCGGCCAAGACGATCAATCGGCATGAAACGATCAAAATGGACATTGGTGAAATTACTTCCGGGAATGCACAGCTTAATTATTTTATGAATATCGGCGCGCTCGGAACGCTTTCAGAACTGACTTATGAAGTACCATCGATGTTAAAGACACTTTACGGCTATTTAGCTTATATCACGAAAGGTGCCGAATTAATTACGCGTATTCAATCTGTACCAGTTCGCATCACTTATGATGGCGGTCAATTTGAAGGCGACGTCAGTATGATCTTGCTGGCTTTGACTAATTCAGTCGGTGGTTTTGAAAAAATTGTTCCTGATGCAAAATTAGATGACGGCAAATTTTCTTTATTAATTGTCGAAAAATCTAATATAGCGCAGCTTTTCAATTTGATCACAAAAGCGCTTAATAATGGTTCGCATATCAAAGATAAACTAGTGACTTATATTAAAACCAGCGAGGTCAAAGTGGAACCCTTATCTAATGACAAAATGAAAGTTAACCTGGATGGTGAATTCGGCGGTGTTGCACCAATGACTTTTAAAAATCTGCAAGGGCACATTGAATTTATCGCTGAGACTTCCAAAATGAAACCCGGTTCTAGAACAAAAGCACAAACAGCAAACGAAGTTATGATTAAAAGAGCTGAAGAAGAATTCAAAACAGCTTCTAAAGAAATGAAAAAGAATTCAGGCACACACAAGTGA
- a CDS encoding glycoside hydrolase family 70 protein: MREKEKIVRKKLYKSGKNFVIASVLSLVGISGFGLSASAESTVANPVAATAAAQTDQAATTDPVKEAAATTADTKTNDSLPNSTTSTDPKPTDTASSDKDLGTSPTASLVSQTTQITANDTSSQLSNQNNTSSQQTGYSAKNIQTINGKTYFIDENGQAKKNFAITVDGKLLYFDKDSGALASTDTYQFQQGLSSENDDYSKHNAAAGVSEDNYTSVDGYLTADSWYRPKDILSDGQDWTTSSANDMRPLLMTWWPDKTTQVNYLNYMKSLGLSDEQNAFTNNDSQDFLNQAAENIQAKVEHKISQAGQTQWLKDIMTAFVKSQSNWNISSESQTTGDDKDHLQGGALLYVNSGLTPDANSDYRLLNRTPTNQTGTPLYKIDPTQGGYDFLLANDVDNSNPVVQAEQLNWMYYLINFGSITNNDQDANFDSIRIDAVDNVDADLLQIAADYFKAAYSVDQNDALSDQHLSILEDWSDNDAEYVKNNGDNQLSMDNKMRLSLKYSLTMPFTDKNGHQQRSGLEPLITNSLVDRSNDSATNGAQPNYSFVRAHDSEVQTVIAEIIKEKIDSSSDGLTPTADQLAAAFQIYDADQLQTNKQFTQYNIPSTYALLLTNKDTVPRVYYGDLFTDDGQYMASKSPYYDAINNLLKSRIKYAAGGQKMAIQYMQGSQDMPNDSYRGVLTSVRFGQEAMTAQDIGSRQTRTEGMAVIQSNNPDLKLAVNDKVVVNMGAAHKNQAYRPTLITTVNGLDSYESDQSVPANDIKYTNALGQLIFNSSDIFGTANPQVSGYLAVWVPVGAADTQDARTQSSEQTTTDGQTLHSNAALDSQVIYEGFSNFQSIPNQTSNYANVKIAENTELFKSWGITNFEFPPQYRSSTDKSFLDSIVQNGYAFTDRYDLGFNTPTKYGTVAQLRDVIKALHATGISAMADWVPDQIYNLTGLQIVAATRVNDSGIYDEDSVIDDSLYAAQIKGGGAYQALYGGAFLDQIKARYPSLFQVKQISTGMPMNPDEKIAEWSAKYFNGSNIQGRGAYYVLKDWASNNYFEVVSANHANAFLPKQLLNESSDTGFISDGQGINYYSTSGYQAKNTFIEDSDGNWYHFDENGYMQIGFQMINNKHYYFLTNGIELQDAYLQDASGKSYYFDQRGQGSCNDYYMDKNKQWRYFDQNGVMAQGLTSVTLAGSKHDQYFGLSDGIPVKGQAVRDANGQLRYFASDSGDMIVNRFQKLSDGSWAYFAADGIALTGLQKIAGQTLYFDQQGRQIKGKEVSDNQGNLHYFDADSGDMLTNRYAELSDGSWAYFAADGIALTGDQTINGQHLYFDDQGRQIKGRSIVDDSGTTHYYDATSGELVAD; encoded by the coding sequence GTGAGAGAGAAAGAAAAAATTGTTCGAAAAAAGTTATACAAGTCTGGCAAAAATTTTGTGATCGCAAGTGTCCTATCACTAGTTGGAATCAGCGGATTCGGTCTATCAGCTAGTGCTGAAAGCACGGTTGCAAATCCAGTAGCTGCCACAGCAGCAGCTCAGACAGATCAAGCAGCCACGACCGATCCGGTAAAAGAAGCAGCAGCCACAACGGCAGATACCAAGACCAATGATTCACTGCCAAACAGCACGACAAGCACAGACCCGAAACCAACCGATACAGCAAGCAGCGACAAAGACCTGGGCACCTCCCCAACAGCTTCACTAGTGAGTCAAACCACTCAGATTACAGCCAATGATACCAGCAGTCAGTTGTCAAATCAAAATAATACTAGCAGTCAGCAAACCGGTTATAGTGCTAAAAATATTCAAACGATCAACGGCAAAACTTATTTTATTGATGAAAATGGTCAAGCCAAGAAAAATTTCGCGATCACAGTAGATGGGAAACTTTTATATTTCGATAAAGATAGCGGCGCTTTGGCCTCCACTGACACTTATCAGTTCCAGCAAGGGTTATCCAGCGAAAATGATGATTACAGCAAGCATAATGCTGCTGCAGGTGTGAGTGAAGACAACTATACATCTGTTGACGGCTATTTGACCGCCGATAGTTGGTATCGCCCCAAAGATATTTTGTCCGATGGTCAAGACTGGACAACATCCTCAGCCAACGATATGAGGCCTTTATTAATGACATGGTGGCCGGATAAGACAACTCAAGTTAACTATCTAAACTATATGAAAAGTCTAGGCCTCAGTGATGAGCAGAATGCTTTTACTAATAACGACAGCCAAGATTTTCTCAATCAAGCTGCTGAAAATATACAAGCTAAAGTTGAACATAAAATTAGTCAAGCAGGCCAAACGCAATGGTTGAAAGATATCATGACAGCCTTCGTTAAAAGCCAGTCCAATTGGAATATCAGTAGTGAATCGCAAACAACCGGTGATGATAAGGACCATTTGCAAGGTGGTGCTTTGCTGTACGTCAACAGCGGCCTCACACCCGATGCTAATTCTGATTATCGTTTATTAAACCGCACACCAACTAACCAAACCGGCACACCTTTATACAAAATTGATCCAACACAAGGCGGCTATGATTTTCTTTTAGCTAATGATGTTGATAACTCCAATCCAGTCGTTCAAGCTGAGCAATTAAATTGGATGTACTATCTAATAAATTTTGGTTCGATCACGAATAACGATCAAGATGCTAATTTCGATAGTATCCGCATCGATGCAGTTGATAATGTCGATGCCGACTTGCTGCAGATCGCAGCCGACTATTTTAAGGCAGCTTATAGTGTTGATCAAAATGATGCCTTATCAGATCAGCATCTTTCCATTCTTGAAGATTGGAGTGACAATGACGCTGAATATGTTAAAAATAACGGTGATAACCAGTTATCAATGGACAATAAAATGCGATTGTCTTTGAAATATTCATTAACAATGCCTTTTACTGATAAAAATGGTCATCAGCAAAGAAGCGGTTTGGAGCCCTTGATCACAAACAGTCTGGTCGATCGCAGCAATGATTCAGCCACGAATGGTGCACAACCAAATTACTCTTTTGTACGTGCTCATGATTCTGAAGTTCAGACGGTTATCGCTGAAATTATTAAAGAAAAAATTGATTCTAGCTCCGATGGTTTAACACCAACGGCAGATCAATTAGCTGCGGCCTTTCAAATCTACGATGCCGATCAATTGCAGACTAATAAACAATTTACGCAATATAACATCCCCAGTACTTATGCACTTCTGCTGACAAATAAAGATACGGTACCACGTGTTTATTATGGTGATTTATTTACTGATGATGGTCAGTATATGGCCAGCAAATCGCCTTATTATGATGCGATCAATAATCTGTTGAAATCACGGATCAAATATGCTGCCGGCGGCCAAAAGATGGCGATTCAATATATGCAGGGCAGTCAGGACATGCCAAACGACAGTTATCGCGGTGTTTTGACTAGTGTCCGCTTTGGTCAAGAGGCCATGACAGCTCAAGATATCGGCAGCAGGCAAACACGCACAGAAGGTATGGCGGTTATTCAAAGCAATAATCCCGATCTTAAATTAGCTGTCAATGATAAAGTTGTCGTCAATATGGGGGCTGCGCATAAAAACCAAGCTTATCGGCCAACACTGATCACGACAGTCAATGGCCTTGATAGTTACGAATCTGATCAATCAGTGCCGGCAAACGATATCAAATATACGAATGCGCTAGGACAATTAATTTTTAACAGCTCTGATATTTTCGGCACGGCCAATCCGCAAGTTTCTGGCTATTTAGCTGTCTGGGTACCAGTCGGTGCTGCCGATACGCAAGACGCACGTACACAAAGCAGCGAACAAACAACAACCGATGGCCAAACACTGCATTCTAATGCAGCACTTGATTCACAAGTAATCTATGAAGGTTTCTCTAACTTCCAGTCCATCCCGAACCAAACATCGAACTATGCCAATGTAAAAATTGCTGAAAATACCGAACTTTTTAAGAGCTGGGGCATCACAAATTTTGAATTCCCACCACAATATCGCTCCAGCACGGACAAGAGTTTCTTAGATTCAATTGTCCAAAATGGATATGCCTTTACTGATCGCTATGATTTAGGTTTCAATACACCGACTAAATATGGCACAGTCGCTCAATTACGAGATGTGATCAAAGCACTGCATGCTACAGGCATTTCAGCCATGGCTGACTGGGTCCCGGATCAGATCTATAATTTGACCGGTCTTCAGATCGTGGCTGCGACCCGCGTTAATGATTCCGGTATCTATGACGAAGATTCTGTCATAGACGATTCTCTTTATGCAGCCCAAATTAAAGGCGGCGGTGCTTACCAAGCTTTGTATGGCGGTGCTTTTCTGGATCAAATCAAGGCACGATATCCATCCCTGTTTCAGGTGAAACAGATTTCGACCGGCATGCCGATGAATCCTGACGAAAAAATTGCCGAGTGGTCAGCTAAATACTTCAACGGCAGCAATATTCAAGGCCGTGGTGCTTATTATGTTTTAAAGGATTGGGCCAGCAACAATTATTTCGAAGTCGTTTCCGCTAATCACGCTAATGCTTTTTTGCCAAAACAATTATTAAACGAAAGCTCAGACACAGGCTTTATCTCAGACGGTCAAGGCATCAACTACTATTCAACCAGCGGTTACCAGGCTAAAAACACTTTCATTGAAGACAGTGATGGCAACTGGTATCATTTCGATGAAAACGGATATATGCAAATCGGTTTTCAAATGATTAATAATAAACATTATTATTTCTTAACAAATGGGATCGAGCTTCAAGATGCCTACTTGCAAGATGCCTCGGGTAAAAGTTATTACTTCGATCAGCGCGGCCAAGGTTCCTGCAATGATTACTACATGGATAAAAATAAACAATGGCGCTACTTTGACCAAAATGGTGTCATGGCTCAGGGCTTGACGTCAGTGACATTAGCCGGCAGCAAACATGATCAATATTTCGGTCTATCAGACGGCATACCAGTAAAAGGACAAGCTGTCAGAGATGCCAACGGACAGTTGCGTTATTTTGCCTCAGATTCTGGTGACATGATCGTCAATCGTTTTCAAAAATTATCAGATGGATCATGGGCTTACTTTGCTGCTGATGGCATTGCCTTAACAGGACTTCAAAAAATTGCCGGTCAAACATTATATTTCGATCAACAGGGTCGACAGATCAAAGGTAAAGAAGTGAGTGACAATCAAGGGAACTTACACTATTTTGATGCTGATTCCGGTGACATGCTCACAAACCGTTACGCAGAATTATCAGATGGGTCGTGGGCTTACTTTGCTGCTGATGGCATTGCCTTAACTGGTGATCAAACGATCAATGGCCAGCATCTCTATTTTGACGATCAAGGCCGACAGATCAAAGGACGCAGTATTGTCGATGATAGCGGCACAACACATTATTACGATGCCACTTCCGGTGAATTAGTCGCCGATTGA